One Prosthecobacter sp. SYSU 5D2 genomic window carries:
- a CDS encoding DotU family type IV/VI secretion system protein, which yields MKALLLYDPLLQYLCQVNRLARSGAPLSYGDVRGKIMALLSAIDQKANDDLSLQDHVRQLKTPVNYFVDDVIAQNPRLSFAKRWNTERLGYAKDGLAGDEAFFTNHLDKELQQPPSKALAERLLVYYVCLGLGFQGYFFNDPERLRNYVRRITAAIRPWLVESTVEKLMPQAYQHTDTRDFVRPPELRSSILFAGIISLLLAGLPIYAFLAKGLVEKLDNQIHLREINESHQGAALLLKK from the coding sequence ATGAAAGCCCTCCTGCTCTACGACCCCCTGCTGCAATACCTCTGCCAGGTGAACCGTCTGGCCCGCAGCGGCGCCCCGCTGTCCTATGGGGATGTGCGGGGCAAGATCATGGCGCTGCTGAGCGCGATTGACCAGAAGGCCAATGACGACCTCTCACTCCAGGATCATGTGAGGCAGCTGAAGACGCCGGTGAATTATTTTGTGGATGACGTCATCGCCCAGAATCCGAGGCTGTCCTTTGCGAAACGCTGGAATACCGAGCGGCTGGGCTATGCCAAAGACGGGCTGGCGGGAGATGAAGCCTTCTTCACCAACCATCTGGACAAGGAGCTGCAGCAGCCGCCCTCCAAGGCGCTGGCGGAAAGGCTGCTGGTGTATTATGTCTGCCTGGGCCTGGGGTTTCAGGGCTATTTTTTCAACGATCCGGAGCGCTTGCGAAACTATGTGCGCCGGATCACCGCCGCCATCCGCCCCTGGCTGGTGGAGAGCACGGTGGAGAAGCTGATGCCGCAGGCCTACCAGCATACGGACACCCGTGATTTCGTCCGCCCGCCGGAGCTGCGCAGTTCCATCCTGTTTGCCGGCATCATCAGCCTGCTGCTGGCGGGCCTGCCGATCTATGCCTTTCTGGCCAAGGGGCTGGTGGAGAAACTGGATAACCAGATCCACCTGCGTGAAATCAACGAGTCCCACCAGGGGGCTGCGCTTCTGCTGAAAAAGTAA
- the tssI gene encoding type VI secretion system tip protein TssI/VgrG: MSSPTGKNRHAAIDTPLGTDKLVLKSMSGREELGRLFDYHLVLLDPAQDIDPDKLVGLNVTVRLLQEDGKMRYFNGYIASLSFLGYEEDAGVYHAQMVPWLWFLSRASDCRPFQKETVRQILEKLFADFGFEDYEFQLSGSYSPKPFCVQYNETALNFVSRLMEHEGMYYWWKHENGKHTMVITDDMAKHKEHPDRAKIEWRPRTGVLEDGYLYDLRLQKTVSTGAFATNDYNFMKPQMDLRSKVAKEKKHAAAKFEHFEYPGIFRETKDGSSLSQIRLEEAQAGHESIDAMTTARAMSCGYKFQLTRAERKDQERKYLITSTVLTISVDAYGSGGGGSGDKFESHITCIPDTSVFRPARLSPKPLIRGPQTAVVVGPPGEEIYCDEHGRVKLHFFWDRRSEANENSSKWVRVSHPSAGGSYGFLSIPRVGQEVIVEFLNGDPDQPLVTGRVYNAMNTPPYNLPADKTRSVWKSNSSKGGGGFNEIRLEDAKDAEQVFIHGQKDMDVRVKNIRKEFTGKDQHLLVVNDLTEQVDRDAGLTIGRHHKESIGKDHHVTVGGDDITSVGKSFQVAAGSDVRIEAGGDTEITTAMATAIASGMSVVVEAPMITLKGAGGFIAIGPSGVTIQGTMVLINSGGAAGSKKSVAKKSPEKPKAAEKADDSKAGKVEKAKGMGHASQPGTWKKQTVEDLAAQSGSPFYSK, from the coding sequence ATGAGTTCCCCTACTGGAAAGAACCGCCACGCGGCGATAGACACCCCGCTCGGGACAGACAAGCTCGTCCTGAAGTCCATGAGCGGACGTGAGGAACTTGGCAGGCTCTTCGACTATCATCTGGTGCTTCTGGATCCGGCCCAGGACATTGATCCTGACAAGCTGGTGGGACTGAACGTGACGGTGCGCCTGCTGCAGGAGGACGGCAAGATGCGCTATTTCAATGGCTACATCGCCTCGCTTTCCTTCCTTGGATACGAGGAGGATGCCGGTGTTTATCATGCGCAGATGGTGCCCTGGCTGTGGTTCCTTTCCCGCGCCAGCGACTGCCGGCCCTTCCAGAAGGAAACGGTGAGGCAGATCCTGGAAAAGCTGTTCGCAGACTTCGGCTTTGAAGATTACGAGTTTCAGCTTTCCGGCAGCTACAGCCCCAAGCCGTTCTGCGTCCAGTATAACGAAACTGCGCTCAACTTTGTGAGCCGGCTCATGGAGCATGAGGGGATGTACTACTGGTGGAAGCACGAAAACGGCAAGCACACCATGGTCATCACCGATGACATGGCCAAGCACAAAGAGCATCCTGACCGCGCCAAGATCGAATGGCGGCCACGCACCGGCGTGCTTGAGGACGGTTATCTGTATGATCTCCGCCTGCAAAAAACCGTCAGCACCGGTGCCTTCGCCACCAATGATTATAACTTCATGAAGCCGCAAATGGACCTCCGGTCCAAGGTGGCCAAAGAGAAGAAGCATGCGGCGGCCAAGTTCGAGCACTTCGAGTATCCGGGCATTTTCCGGGAAACGAAAGACGGCAGCAGCCTGTCCCAAATCCGCCTGGAGGAGGCCCAGGCAGGCCATGAATCCATTGATGCCATGACCACGGCACGGGCCATGTCCTGCGGTTACAAGTTTCAGCTCACACGGGCGGAGCGCAAAGACCAGGAACGCAAATACCTGATTACATCCACCGTGCTGACCATCAGCGTGGATGCCTATGGCAGCGGCGGCGGCGGCAGCGGGGACAAGTTTGAAAGCCACATCACCTGCATTCCGGACACCAGTGTGTTCAGGCCGGCACGGCTGTCTCCCAAGCCCCTGATCCGCGGCCCTCAGACGGCGGTCGTCGTCGGCCCTCCCGGCGAAGAAATCTACTGTGACGAACACGGCCGCGTGAAGCTGCACTTCTTCTGGGACCGCCGCAGCGAGGCGAATGAAAACTCTTCCAAATGGGTGCGTGTGAGCCACCCGTCCGCCGGCGGGAGCTACGGGTTCCTGAGCATCCCGCGCGTGGGCCAGGAGGTCATCGTGGAATTCCTGAACGGCGATCCCGACCAGCCCCTGGTCACCGGCCGCGTTTACAACGCGATGAACACCCCGCCGTACAATCTCCCGGCGGACAAGACGCGCTCCGTCTGGAAATCCAACTCCAGCAAGGGCGGCGGCGGTTTCAACGAAATCCGCCTTGAGGATGCCAAGGACGCAGAACAGGTTTTCATCCACGGCCAGAAGGACATGGACGTGCGGGTCAAAAACATCCGCAAAGAATTCACTGGCAAAGACCAGCACCTGCTGGTGGTCAATGACCTCACCGAGCAGGTGGATCGTGATGCCGGCCTGACCATCGGCAGACATCACAAGGAAAGCATTGGCAAGGACCACCATGTGACTGTCGGTGGCGATGACATCACTTCTGTTGGCAAATCCTTCCAGGTGGCGGCCGGCAGCGATGTGCGGATCGAGGCGGGTGGAGACACGGAGATCACCACGGCAATGGCCACCGCGATCGCCTCAGGCATGAGCGTGGTGGTGGAGGCCCCGATGATCACATTAAAAGGCGCGGGCGGCTTCATCGCCATCGGGCCCTCTGGTGTGACCATTCAAGGCACGATGGTTCTCATCAACTCCGGCGGAGCGGCGGGCTCCAAAAAATCCGTGGCGAAAAAATCCCCCGAGAAACCGAAAGCGGCGGAAAAGGCGGACGACTCCAAAGCTGGCAAGGTGGAAAAAGCCAAGGGCATGGGTCACGCCTCCCAGCCGGGCACGTGGAAGAAACAGACCGTGGAGGACCTGGCTGCCCAAAGCGGATCCCCCTTCTACTCCAAATAA
- the tssK gene encoding type VI secretion system baseplate subunit TssK, whose translation MSIQVHWHEGLFLQPHHLQTLQRSVFTGIWGERRLSMPFSYGVIEARLAKDDLADNRIRFDKLTVAMPSGTLFRFPQDAVLPTLDIREAFRDRAGGFTVGLALPLWQASGENTIDLGKAKPGQKLIYQVAEVPVPDENTGLNAQPMQLRKLNGMLMFDDERRSDVEYIPLVKVVRQVSDDAAGLPRPDPYFVPPTLLLNGAPVLYQLVKDLTSQVCATREQLATQLANTPLDLRSLQGSQYEHLSRLRCLSRSASLLPSLLDDSPNVAGCAGRVPLFDLYLALKDLLAELTSLYPGKGVLEPLPYDHDNPYPPFADLDVKIRSFLGGISGPRYRKIEFQLDDGVFVGDLNPEFFKEVTGYYLSVETPLDPATLVRLVEDRDRFKLMPASYGLRAIRGLMLKEERHPPLELPVKAKQYFYRVNVDESGRIWEHFMREPQGIIHFDAADHSKYKLTLYATVPNPIG comes from the coding sequence ATGTCCATCCAAGTTCACTGGCACGAAGGGCTCTTTCTTCAGCCGCACCACCTGCAGACCCTGCAGCGCTCTGTCTTCACAGGGATCTGGGGGGAGCGCCGGCTGTCCATGCCGTTTTCATACGGGGTGATCGAGGCCCGGCTGGCCAAAGATGACCTGGCGGACAACCGCATCCGTTTTGACAAACTGACGGTGGCCATGCCCAGCGGCACTCTCTTCCGCTTCCCTCAGGATGCGGTGCTGCCGACCCTGGACATCCGTGAGGCTTTCCGCGACCGCGCGGGCGGTTTCACGGTGGGTCTGGCGCTGCCGCTCTGGCAGGCATCCGGAGAAAACACCATTGATCTGGGCAAGGCGAAGCCCGGCCAGAAACTCATCTACCAGGTGGCCGAGGTGCCCGTTCCGGATGAAAACACCGGCCTCAATGCGCAGCCGATGCAGCTGCGCAAGCTGAATGGCATGCTGATGTTTGATGACGAGCGCCGCTCCGATGTCGAATACATTCCGCTGGTGAAGGTGGTGAGGCAGGTCTCCGACGATGCTGCCGGGCTGCCGCGGCCTGACCCTTATTTTGTCCCGCCCACCCTGCTGCTGAATGGCGCGCCGGTGCTTTACCAGCTGGTGAAGGACCTGACGAGCCAGGTGTGCGCCACGCGTGAGCAACTGGCGACGCAACTGGCCAATACCCCGCTGGACCTGCGCTCCCTGCAAGGCTCCCAATACGAGCACCTGAGCCGCCTGCGCTGCCTGAGCCGCTCAGCCTCGCTGCTGCCCTCGCTGCTGGATGATTCCCCGAATGTGGCGGGGTGCGCCGGGCGGGTGCCGCTCTTTGACCTGTATCTGGCACTGAAAGACCTGCTGGCTGAGCTGACCTCCCTTTATCCCGGGAAAGGGGTGCTGGAGCCGCTGCCCTACGACCACGACAATCCGTATCCGCCCTTTGCGGATCTGGATGTGAAGATCCGCTCCTTCCTGGGCGGGATCTCGGGGCCGCGTTACCGCAAGATCGAATTCCAGCTGGATGACGGGGTCTTTGTGGGGGATCTGAACCCAGAGTTCTTCAAGGAGGTCACCGGCTATTATCTTTCTGTCGAAACGCCGCTGGATCCTGCCACGCTGGTGCGCCTGGTGGAGGACAGGGACCGCTTCAAGCTGATGCCGGCGAGCTATGGTCTGCGCGCCATCCGCGGGCTGATGCTCAAGGAGGAGAGGCACCCGCCGCTGGAGCTGCCGGTGAAGGCCAAGCAGTATTTTTACCGGGTCAACGTGGACGAAAGCGGGCGCATCTGGGAGCACTTCATGCGGGAGCCCCAGGGCATCATCCACTTCGATGCGGCCGACCACTCCAAGTACAAGCTGACGCTGTACGCCACGGTACCCAATCCCATCGGCTAA
- a CDS encoding protein kinase codes for MRTPVFHFHNDHGVQFPSIGAGVREEGMFFRRFVGLIYPGRDSSIIGRGGSGVIHVARDKIMDRVVALKLPNESILAETQVRSEVLNEASQALELTHPNIVRIYDFHDQDGRWGISMQYVRGHNLDEWRDKLAPHQMAGGSFYDADQIKSWVSQLCEALGYAHEEAGIAHCDIKPRNLLLERSFDTRTRQVREKLLLTDFGITQKLRDFTTRTQRHNKVKSPTGSESEEGGAAGTLAYMSPQQLNGAESTIADDIYAMGVTIYELLTGRPPYFQGDAKIIQHQIQSVVPPSMMARRHERGVKSAPPIPDLWEQVIAQCLHKEADKRPASASELARLLGVSAHTVSNVSLVEEKRRQQETESLRVTVQTQETKLHVLTTRLQELETSTHGKVDETELLNAQLKIEELEGTLQGKEAQLRELDEQLQDLEEAKNELQQQLSETALTGGEAASRLGQERDALSALIQQAQADAAKMKEERDTAQSALKQSQTELATLTEKHAAAVKEAAEASKRAQTADTRIQQVQDAEAKARKDLEKAQAETARQLAQTRQELESTRRQAEAMSGEQISPLRPVLMMLLGLILLGGVLGGALGWMFSGGSQSDAVSSLVAEVRDADPTRGIPVLKRHVQVYLSQLGLDEDSLGADFASLPADAPATGLSWLEAASFCEWLTQAAGFEAGVEWFDLPAMKDLPLKEQAGTQEWTREEASLTEAGRRMKVYAHGRPQDQQTVTAARTRRSPDTGFHCILRSAP; via the coding sequence ATGCGCACGCCGGTCTTCCATTTCCACAACGATCACGGGGTTCAGTTCCCGTCCATCGGTGCCGGGGTGCGGGAAGAGGGCATGTTTTTCCGCCGTTTTGTGGGCCTGATTTATCCGGGAAGAGATTCCAGCATCATTGGCCGCGGCGGCTCCGGCGTGATCCATGTGGCACGGGACAAGATCATGGACCGCGTGGTGGCGCTGAAGCTGCCTAACGAATCCATCCTGGCCGAAACCCAGGTGCGCAGCGAGGTGCTGAACGAAGCCAGCCAGGCCCTGGAACTGACGCACCCGAACATCGTGCGCATTTATGACTTCCATGACCAGGACGGGCGCTGGGGTATCTCCATGCAGTATGTGCGGGGTCACAACCTGGATGAATGGCGGGACAAACTCGCTCCCCACCAGATGGCAGGCGGATCTTTCTACGACGCAGACCAGATCAAATCCTGGGTGAGCCAGCTCTGCGAAGCCCTCGGCTACGCGCATGAAGAGGCCGGCATTGCCCATTGTGACATCAAGCCCCGCAACCTGCTCCTGGAGCGCTCCTTTGACACACGCACCCGGCAGGTCCGGGAAAAGCTGCTGCTGACGGATTTCGGCATCACGCAGAAGCTGCGGGATTTCACCACCCGCACGCAGCGGCACAACAAGGTCAAGTCCCCCACCGGCAGCGAAAGCGAGGAAGGCGGCGCGGCCGGCACACTGGCCTACATGTCCCCCCAGCAGCTCAACGGCGCGGAAAGCACCATCGCGGACGACATCTATGCGATGGGGGTGACGATTTATGAGCTCCTGACCGGCAGGCCGCCCTACTTCCAGGGGGATGCGAAAATCATCCAGCATCAGATCCAAAGCGTCGTTCCCCCTTCCATGATGGCGCGGCGGCATGAGCGCGGGGTAAAGTCCGCCCCGCCCATCCCGGATCTTTGGGAGCAGGTCATCGCCCAGTGCCTGCACAAGGAGGCGGATAAAAGGCCCGCCAGCGCCAGCGAGCTGGCCCGGCTGCTGGGGGTAAGCGCCCATACCGTCTCCAACGTCAGCCTGGTGGAGGAAAAACGCCGGCAACAGGAGACCGAAAGCCTGCGGGTAACCGTGCAGACGCAGGAGACCAAACTCCATGTCCTGACCACACGGCTGCAGGAACTGGAAACCTCCACCCACGGCAAGGTGGATGAAACGGAACTGCTCAATGCACAGCTCAAGATTGAGGAACTGGAAGGAACGCTCCAGGGGAAAGAAGCCCAGCTACGCGAATTGGACGAGCAGCTCCAGGATCTGGAAGAGGCGAAAAACGAACTCCAGCAGCAACTGTCCGAAACCGCCCTGACAGGCGGCGAAGCCGCCTCCAGACTGGGCCAGGAGCGGGATGCGCTGTCGGCACTCATCCAGCAGGCCCAGGCGGACGCTGCCAAAATGAAAGAGGAGCGGGATACGGCACAAAGTGCGCTGAAACAGAGCCAGACCGAGCTGGCCACGCTAACCGAAAAACATGCCGCCGCCGTCAAGGAAGCCGCTGAGGCCAGCAAGCGCGCCCAGACGGCGGACACCCGCATCCAGCAGGTGCAGGATGCCGAAGCCAAGGCACGCAAGGACCTGGAAAAAGCCCAGGCAGAGACAGCCCGGCAACTGGCCCAGACCCGGCAGGAATTGGAAAGCACGCGCCGTCAGGCGGAGGCCATGTCTGGAGAGCAGATCTCCCCGCTGCGCCCCGTTTTAATGATGCTGCTAGGCCTCATTCTTCTGGGCGGCGTGCTGGGTGGCGCACTTGGGTGGATGTTCTCCGGCGGCTCGCAATCGGATGCCGTTTCAAGCCTGGTGGCGGAGGTCAGGGATGCGGATCCCACCCGTGGAATCCCGGTGCTGAAGCGGCATGTGCAGGTTTATTTGAGCCAGCTCGGCCTGGATGAAGACAGCCTGGGCGCGGATTTTGCCAGCCTGCCTGCCGATGCCCCGGCCACCGGCCTGAGCTGGCTGGAGGCCGCCTCCTTCTGCGAGTGGCTGACCCAGGCCGCCGGCTTTGAAGCCGGGGTGGAGTGGTTTGACCTTCCGGCCATGAAGGATCTGCCGCTGAAAGAGCAGGCCGGCACCCAGGAATGGACCCGCGAAGAAGCCAGCCTCACGGAGGCAGGACGCCGCATGAAAGTCTATGCCCACGGCCGCCCGCAGGACCAGCAGACGGTCACCGCAGCGCGCACGCGCCGCTCCCCGGACACCGGGTTTCACTGCATCCTCCGCAGCGCGCCCTAA
- a CDS encoding STAS domain-containing protein, translating to MPLALQSVNGIHVAALSGALDNSSGVDLVTGIKASVEKGASIILDCTLVSTMDVAGFKHLLALHRWSQVGNGRLVLAGMSPEAWALIVENHCENTFESRPSVPAAFQALGVSSEPAGGAAETSGYDDYPEPPAFQPEPPASAMDDPYGQSFGTPEADPWSQTMPDNPVPPAYSGAASWDTPAADDKDDPWSQFEDGTQKGKNKTPEGGNGKKSKLPLFIGVAVLLLLLTGGGLWLNDYLKVPLIEVSESAIEVQEGKEPRTVEITVTNGELDMDTITLPTGMNLVEETFPDEPGDKRIYSIYGVAKPGAESMDVQLTAAKEKGSTRRAEPVSLSIEILPKPMEWQLSQTPAMLKVGTPISYQPIITGAKSVTFSSTSDMAEGLVIQANAKDAEKWVLAGTPATPGKFKLEFTAQPKKGEPETRSLQIEVEPPPPPPQPVDPVVAAPAPDAPPGTVASPAMPLTAETPPSAAALLSEAERAEKAKLDDAMRIFLLERIEKANDHFSFAEKLQLRQMVELLTDAKLIARVTFPTGKTTLLEREKRVLKEAMDNEANRALLEDPDCQILVVGYASPTGPPALNIRLSRGRASTVNDMLRNVLGRGADLCGDYGPTDIISEDQLGNQAVEVFAGIIHLSPELESVAEKFKEDFNARHGGR from the coding sequence ATGCCCCTGGCGCTACAATCAGTGAATGGAATACATGTTGCCGCGCTCAGCGGTGCCCTGGACAATTCTTCAGGTGTTGATCTTGTGACGGGGATCAAGGCTTCCGTGGAAAAAGGTGCCAGCATCATTCTGGACTGCACGCTGGTTTCCACCATGGATGTGGCCGGATTCAAGCACCTGCTGGCGCTGCACCGCTGGTCGCAGGTGGGCAATGGCCGGCTGGTGCTGGCCGGGATGTCCCCGGAGGCCTGGGCGCTGATCGTGGAGAATCATTGTGAAAACACCTTTGAATCCCGCCCATCCGTCCCCGCCGCCTTCCAGGCGCTGGGGGTGAGCAGTGAGCCGGCCGGCGGTGCTGCGGAGACTTCCGGTTATGATGATTATCCGGAGCCGCCTGCCTTCCAGCCGGAGCCGCCTGCTTCTGCCATGGACGATCCCTACGGGCAGAGTTTTGGCACACCGGAAGCGGATCCCTGGAGCCAGACGATGCCGGACAACCCGGTGCCGCCCGCCTATTCGGGCGCCGCTTCATGGGATACCCCGGCTGCGGATGACAAAGACGATCCCTGGTCCCAGTTTGAAGACGGGACCCAAAAGGGCAAAAACAAAACCCCGGAAGGCGGCAACGGCAAAAAATCCAAGCTCCCGCTGTTCATCGGCGTGGCGGTGCTTCTGCTGCTGCTGACGGGCGGTGGTCTGTGGCTCAATGACTACCTTAAAGTTCCGCTCATTGAGGTCTCTGAATCGGCCATTGAAGTGCAGGAAGGCAAAGAGCCGCGCACCGTTGAGATCACGGTGACGAACGGGGAGCTGGACATGGATACGATTACCCTGCCCACAGGCATGAATCTGGTGGAGGAAACCTTTCCTGATGAACCGGGTGACAAGAGAATCTATTCGATCTATGGCGTCGCGAAGCCAGGAGCTGAAAGCATGGATGTACAGCTCACCGCCGCCAAAGAAAAAGGCAGCACCCGCCGTGCAGAGCCGGTGAGCCTCTCCATTGAAATCCTGCCCAAACCCATGGAGTGGCAGCTCTCCCAGACGCCTGCCATGCTGAAAGTGGGAACGCCCATTTCCTACCAGCCCATCATCACCGGGGCCAAATCGGTGACCTTCAGCTCCACATCGGACATGGCTGAAGGGCTGGTGATCCAGGCGAACGCGAAGGATGCGGAAAAGTGGGTGCTGGCCGGGACCCCTGCGACACCAGGCAAATTCAAACTCGAATTCACGGCCCAACCGAAAAAGGGCGAGCCGGAAACCCGCAGTCTTCAGATTGAAGTGGAACCTCCGCCACCGCCACCGCAGCCGGTGGATCCGGTGGTGGCCGCGCCTGCGCCGGATGCCCCCCCCGGAACTGTCGCGTCCCCGGCCATGCCACTGACGGCGGAGACACCGCCTTCCGCAGCTGCCTTGCTCTCTGAGGCAGAAAGGGCTGAGAAAGCCAAGCTGGATGATGCCATGCGCATCTTCCTGCTGGAGCGCATCGAGAAGGCCAACGACCATTTCTCTTTTGCTGAAAAGCTACAGCTCCGCCAGATGGTCGAGCTGCTGACGGACGCCAAACTGATCGCGCGGGTGACGTTTCCCACAGGCAAGACCACTCTCCTGGAAAGAGAGAAGCGGGTCTTGAAAGAGGCGATGGACAACGAGGCCAACCGCGCACTTCTGGAAGATCCGGACTGCCAGATCCTGGTGGTGGGCTATGCCTCCCCGACAGGGCCGCCGGCGCTGAACATCCGACTGAGCCGGGGCCGTGCGAGCACGGTCAACGACATGCTGCGCAATGTGCTGGGAAGGGGGGCAGACCTCTGCGGGGACTACGGCCCCACGGATATTATTTCCGAGGACCAGCTCGGCAACCAGGCGGTGGAAGTCTTTGCAGGAATCATCCATCTTTCCCCTGAGCTGGAATCGGTCGCAGAAAAATTCAAAGAGGATTTCAATGCCCGCCATGGTGGCCGTTGA
- a CDS encoding Sel1-like repeat-containing protein kinase family protein, producing the protein MDISYEEAVTQLELGTVEKRLHTSQPDSVSLQIKEPDGREAVIKFRSSGQVNAMVHLTTWVTDTHTQRIQRGDSDAEDSFDPLAAILEEYSRQDEAARKGGGQFITPLDRTGHIQDHAYSVREWHAYSLQQLIDGNVKPRSSEDLFYLVHNVWTALCFLHQPRLNVPHGNLKPSNVLFDEGSQGTWHHYLTDMQMRSETDYVTEKRQDMQALGMLIVQYCESKAHFNDWTEADECARGARWDYLGEDQAAWKRLARQLLTPEHYTDDYDPEVDRHKQLRPFRPKGYQLAVVPPPQQVGATVRSSLVTDRLRQVRKQIEAGEWMAAVEELCRLEEQCREGENAKQRPEVLSVMTLAVDTIPGVDQSPHALATLQRAAQAGSALAAYRLGDHHRQTDPSAARRYLAHAAELGMVQAFVLLGEMYLNGAPGLPPDVSEAARNFEDAIRLNELPEAKFRLAILILRGDTFHRQEKAVEYLNDAQEAKVPGAAGMLGLCYATGLAVNQDMARAYKLFQQAWQESEDIQKPDYTALNNLAVCIAHGFGVPNADLPRALRQIERAAEGGCRGAQRNLERLPRRIFLEA; encoded by the coding sequence ATGGACATTTCATACGAAGAGGCGGTGACCCAGCTTGAGCTGGGGACGGTGGAAAAACGCCTGCACACGTCCCAGCCGGATTCGGTCTCTCTGCAAATCAAGGAGCCCGATGGCAGGGAAGCCGTCATCAAGTTCCGCTCCAGCGGCCAGGTCAATGCCATGGTGCACCTGACGACCTGGGTGACCGATACGCATACACAGCGGATCCAGCGCGGCGACAGCGATGCGGAAGACAGCTTTGACCCTCTGGCCGCCATCCTGGAAGAGTATAGCCGGCAGGATGAGGCGGCGCGCAAAGGCGGGGGCCAGTTCATCACGCCCCTGGACCGTACAGGGCACATCCAGGACCATGCCTACAGCGTGCGGGAGTGGCATGCCTATTCCCTCCAGCAGCTCATTGATGGCAACGTCAAACCCCGCTCATCCGAGGACCTTTTTTATCTGGTCCACAATGTCTGGACGGCGCTGTGTTTCCTTCACCAGCCTCGTTTAAACGTGCCTCATGGCAACCTGAAGCCAAGCAACGTCCTCTTTGACGAAGGCTCCCAAGGCACCTGGCACCATTACCTGACGGACATGCAGATGAGGTCCGAGACAGACTATGTCACGGAGAAGCGCCAGGACATGCAGGCGCTGGGCATGCTCATCGTCCAGTATTGTGAGAGCAAGGCCCATTTCAACGACTGGACCGAAGCGGACGAATGCGCACGCGGTGCCCGCTGGGACTACCTGGGAGAAGACCAGGCCGCCTGGAAGCGCCTGGCCCGCCAGCTCCTCACGCCGGAACATTATACGGATGATTATGATCCGGAGGTGGACCGGCACAAGCAACTGCGGCCGTTTCGTCCCAAAGGCTACCAGCTGGCCGTGGTGCCGCCGCCGCAGCAGGTGGGTGCCACCGTACGCTCCTCCCTGGTCACGGACCGCCTGCGCCAGGTGCGCAAGCAGATCGAAGCCGGCGAATGGATGGCGGCGGTGGAAGAGCTGTGCCGCCTGGAGGAACAGTGCAGAGAAGGGGAAAATGCGAAACAGCGGCCTGAAGTCCTTTCCGTGATGACCCTGGCGGTGGATACCATCCCCGGGGTGGACCAGTCCCCACATGCACTCGCGACTTTGCAGCGGGCCGCGCAGGCGGGCTCTGCCCTGGCGGCCTATCGCCTGGGGGATCATCACCGGCAGACGGATCCCTCCGCAGCACGACGCTACCTGGCCCACGCAGCGGAACTCGGCATGGTACAGGCCTTTGTCCTGCTGGGGGAAATGTACCTCAATGGCGCCCCCGGCCTGCCGCCGGATGTGTCCGAGGCGGCGCGGAACTTTGAAGATGCCATCCGTCTGAACGAGCTGCCTGAGGCCAAGTTCCGCCTGGCCATTCTCATCCTGCGGGGAGACACCTTCCACCGCCAGGAAAAGGCGGTTGAATACCTGAACGACGCGCAGGAAGCGAAAGTTCCTGGAGCAGCTGGGATGCTGGGGTTGTGCTATGCGACGGGACTGGCAGTGAACCAGGACATGGCACGCGCCTACAAGCTCTTTCAGCAGGCCTGGCAGGAGTCTGAAGACATTCAAAAGCCCGACTACACAGCGCTGAATAACCTGGCGGTGTGCATCGCCCACGGCTTCGGCGTACCCAATGCCGACCTTCCCCGCGCGCTGCGCCAGATCGAACGGGCGGCCGAGGGAGGGTGCCGGGGGGCCCAGCGAAACCTGGAGCGCCTGCCACGCCGGATTTTCCTGGAGGCCTGA
- a CDS encoding DUF4123 domain-containing protein, which translates to MLSPSAKIQLWKTLFKPDPEEDPKSLYVLLDGATVRQLPDYLEDEEADHVPLLPLTSNEPEEVTRAAYLARVLPDSTLSDWLAGDGWGKNWGIFLCCPQGTDMDALLGHLRDLAQVRLPDGRIVYFRFYDPRVWRPFSTTCDSAQLKHLFPLPITYACESEDGTAVLLDRIKNGMVDRRSILLDEFTSDQPLPGVTQPA; encoded by the coding sequence ATGCTTTCCCCTTCCGCCAAAATACAGCTCTGGAAGACGCTCTTCAAACCCGATCCCGAGGAAGATCCCAAGTCCCTTTACGTCCTGCTGGACGGGGCGACCGTACGCCAGCTACCGGATTACCTGGAAGATGAGGAGGCCGACCATGTGCCGCTGCTGCCCCTGACCTCCAACGAGCCTGAGGAAGTGACACGTGCGGCCTACCTGGCCCGCGTGCTGCCAGATTCCACCCTGTCAGACTGGCTGGCGGGAGATGGCTGGGGGAAGAACTGGGGGATCTTTTTGTGCTGCCCGCAAGGGACCGATATGGATGCGCTGCTGGGCCACCTGCGGGACCTGGCCCAGGTGCGCCTGCCGGACGGACGCATCGTTTATTTCCGGTTCTATGATCCACGCGTGTGGAGACCCTTTTCCACCACCTGTGACAGCGCCCAGCTGAAGCATCTTTTCCCCCTGCCCATCACTTATGCCTGTGAGAGCGAGGATGGCACCGCCGTGCTGCTGGACCGCATTAAAAACGGCATGGTGGACCGGCGCAGCATCCTGCTGGACGAGTTCACCTCCGACCAGCCGCTGCCCGGCGTGACCCAGCCTGCCTGA